One region of Rubripirellula tenax genomic DNA includes:
- a CDS encoding NCS2 family permease: MLEKINQYFEVEKLGSSLRIEILAGLSTFLSLAYIVVVNPAILAEAGMDKSFVLFATVITSAVAMFVMGAWARHPFALAPGLEMNAYVAFVVVGAMGFNWQQALGAVFWSGVLFIVVTLLNVRTKIIQSIPDKMKFTLSLSVGVFLILIGLKLSELLTFDGIYVNGIGDFTSHKAIALYLGVGLILILQKVKFRAAVLVSIILAAIYCNYMGLVEEQKAAELSSAMFSGIFKLDISVLWTNPKIIIAIIVLFLVDFYGSIAKFIGLTINTSIASDDGTIPRMKEALSVDGIATLGGSCLGTTSVTTYVESAVGIGAGGRTGITAIVCGMLMLSCLIITPFLKFIPVVATTGALVVVGIQLCPRLEILKKYNKLDIAVSVIMPILVVFTFSLEKAMLAGFGIYLIAEVVKERKFPNPYLLGSVVLLAIGVVLQYV, translated from the coding sequence ATGCTTGAGAAGATAAATCAGTACTTTGAGGTCGAAAAGCTTGGTTCTTCGTTGCGAATCGAGATTCTGGCGGGCCTTTCCACGTTTCTCAGCCTTGCCTACATCGTGGTCGTGAACCCAGCAATCTTAGCGGAGGCCGGGATGGACAAGAGCTTCGTCTTGTTCGCAACCGTCATCACCTCGGCAGTGGCAATGTTTGTCATGGGCGCGTGGGCACGACACCCGTTCGCGTTGGCTCCCGGACTCGAAATGAATGCGTACGTCGCGTTCGTCGTTGTTGGCGCAATGGGCTTCAACTGGCAACAGGCGCTGGGGGCCGTCTTTTGGTCGGGAGTGCTCTTCATCGTCGTGACCCTACTTAACGTAAGAACGAAAATCATTCAGTCAATTCCGGACAAGATGAAGTTCACTTTGTCTTTGAGTGTTGGCGTCTTCCTGATCCTGATTGGGCTGAAGCTTTCCGAGCTACTCACCTTCGACGGGATCTACGTGAACGGAATAGGGGACTTTACATCTCACAAAGCTATTGCACTATATCTCGGCGTGGGACTTATTCTAATTCTTCAAAAGGTGAAGTTCCGAGCGGCCGTGCTGGTCAGCATCATCCTTGCAGCGATCTATTGCAACTACATGGGACTCGTCGAAGAACAAAAGGCCGCAGAGCTTTCCTCCGCAATGTTTTCAGGGATCTTCAAGCTCGACATTTCTGTGCTGTGGACCAATCCAAAGATTATCATTGCGATCATCGTTCTGTTTCTTGTTGATTTCTATGGAAGCATCGCGAAGTTCATTGGACTAACGATTAATACAAGCATTGCGTCAGACGACGGCACGATACCGCGTATGAAAGAAGCGCTGTCGGTTGACGGTATTGCTACGTTGGGCGGCTCGTGCCTTGGTACGACAAGCGTGACGACATATGTTGAAAGTGCTGTTGGTATTGGTGCAGGCGGGCGAACTGGAATTACCGCCATTGTCTGCGGGATGCTGATGTTGAGCTGCCTAATTATCACCCCGTTTCTCAAATTCATCCCGGTAGTCGCGACCACAGGCGCCTTGGTCGTCGTCGGAATTCAACTTTGTCCCCGGCTCGAAATCCTCAAGAAATATAACAAGTTGGACATCGCCGTTTCGGTGATCATGCCCATTCTTGTCGTCTTTACGTTTTCGCTTGAGAAGGCGATGCTTGCGGGCTTCGGGATCTATTTGATTGCAGAAGTCGTCAAAGAGCGCAAGTTTCCAAATCCCTACCTGCTTGGGTCTGTTGTGTTGTTGGCCATCGGCGTCGTGCTTCAGTACGTCTAA